In Musa acuminata AAA Group cultivar baxijiao chromosome BXJ2-10, Cavendish_Baxijiao_AAA, whole genome shotgun sequence, a genomic segment contains:
- the LOC135624211 gene encoding aspartic proteinase Asp1-like produces MGGWTAAGKGLLIALLLAFTAAISPSASAASTKKAKGSDSPPLMLQLPVDTGRRDPSSVVFPIYGDVYPHGLYYVAMSIGDPPKPYFLDIDTGSDLTWLQCDAPCVRCSKGPHPWYRPTRNKLVPCRDPLCAALHVGTIHDENCDQCDYQIQYEDRGSSLGVLISDAFNLRLINTTVVRPVFAFGCGYDQQFATQNAPTPTDGLLGLGTGKISVLSQLSDQGVTKNVMGHCLGGKGGGYLFFGDDFVPTSLMTWAPMSRSRNYYSPGPANLYWGTRSLGVNQMEVVFDTGSTFTYFGFQPYQAFLSAVKSDLSKKPLKEEFDDPSLPVCWKGPKAFKSVKDVKKHFKTLALNFVNGNRALLEVPPENYLIITKHGNACLGILNGTEAGLNKDLNIIGDISMQDRMVVYDNERQHIGWVQIGCDRLPKPGASSR; encoded by the exons ATGGGAGGCTGGACGGCCGCCGGAAAAGGGCTTCTAATCGCCTTATTGCTAGCTTTCACCGCCGCGATCTCgccctccgcctccgccgcctcGACGAAGAAGGCGAAGGGCTCGGACTCTCCTCCGCTGATGTTGCAGCTGCCGGTCGATACCGGCCGCCGGGATCCCTCCTCTGTCGTCTTCCCCATCTACGGCGATGTCTACCCGCACGG GCTGTACTATGTAGCGATGAGCATTGGCGATCCGCCGAAGCCCTATTTCTTGGATATCGACACCGGCAGCGACCTCACTTGGCTCCAATGCGACGCTCCCTGCGTTAGATGCTCCAAG GGGCCTCACCCGTGGTACCGGCCGACGAGGAACAAGCTGGTGCCCTGCAGGGACCCCCTCTGCGCCGCCCTCCACGTCGGCACCATCCACGACGAGAACTGCGACCAATGCGACTACCAGATCCAGTACGAAGACCGCGGCTCCTCCCTTGGCGTGCTCATCTCCGACGCCTTCAACCTCCGCCTGATCAACACCACCGTCGTCCGCCCTGTCTTTGCCTTCGG GTGTGGGTACGACCAGCAGTTCGCGACACAGAACGCCCCTACGCCAACCGACGGACTTCTTGGCCTCGGCACCGGGAAAATTAGCGTTCTGTCGCAGCTGAGCGATCAAGGGGTGACCAAGAACGTCATGGGTCACTGTCTCGGCGGGAAGGGAGGAGGCTATCTTTTCTTCGGAGATGATTTCGTCCCCACCTCTCTGATGACTTGGGCGCCCATGTCTCGCTCCCG GAATTACTACTCACCTGGGCCAGCAAATCTCTACTGGGGCACTCGGTCTCTGGGAGTGAATCAAATGGAGGTGGTTTTCGATACCGGGAGCACCTTCACCTACTTTGGGTTTCAGCCCTACCAAGCATTCCTCTCGGCT GTGAAGAGTGATCTTTCCAAGAAACCACTGAAGGAGGAGTTTGATGACCCATCCCTTCCGGTGTGCTGGAAAGGGCCGAAGGCATTCAAGTCCGTGAAGGATGTCAAGAAGCACTTCAAGACTTTAGCTCTCAACTTTGTGAATGGAAACCGAGCATTGCTCGAAGTACCTCCCGAGAACTACCTGATCATCACT AAACATGGGAATGCATGCTTGGGAATCCTCAATGGCACCGAAGCTGGACTCAACAAAGACCTCAACATAATTGGAG ACATCTCCATGCAAGACCGCATGGTCGTTTATGACAACGAGAGGCAGCACATTGGGTGGGTTCAGATCGGCTGTGACAGGCTCCCCAAGCCTGGAGCTTCCTCCCGGTGA
- the LOC135624613 gene encoding aldehyde dehydrogenase family 3 member H1-like isoform X1, protein MEGGFDGAGAAEVVAELRESFESGRTRSFEWRVAQLKGIARLIVEKEAEITAALDDDLAKPQIESFIGEISMVRGSCRFALKELKRWMKPEKVATSVTTFPSSAKVVSEPLGVVLIISAWNYPFLLSIDPVIGAIAAGNAVVLKPSEVAPATSSFFARILPDYVDNSCIRVVEGSIPETTALLDQKFDKILYTGNARVGRIVMTAAAKHLTPVVLELGGKCPVLVDSNVDIKVATRRIVAGKWGCNSGQACIAPDYIITTKSFAPKLVDALKITLEKFYGKDPLESADLSRIVNSNHFKRLMNLLDDEKVSGTIVHGGQRNEKRLRIAPTILLDVPSDSLIMKEEVFGPLLPIVTVDELREGFGLINSKGKPLAAYLFTKDRKLEEKFVKTVSAGGMVINDTILQVTNPRLPFGGVGESGMGSYHGKFSFDAFSHKKAVLSRGFGGDVSMRYPPYTAHKQKILRGLITGNIIAVFLALIGWTRH, encoded by the exons ATGGAGGGAGGATTTGACGGCGCGGGGGCGGCCGAAGTAGTGGCGGAGTTGAGGGAGAGCTTCGAGTCCGGGAGGACGAGGAGCTTCGAGTGGAGGGTGGCGCAGCTCAAGGGCATCGCGAGGCTGATCGTTGAGAAGGAGGCGGAGATCACGGCGGCGCTCGATGACGACCTCGCCAAACCCCAGATAGAATCTTTCATTGGCGAG ATTTCAATGGTAAGGGGATCATGCCGTTTTGCCCTCAAAGAATTGAAACGCTGGATGAAACCGGAGAAG GTGGCCACTTCGGTTACAACTTTTCCATCATCAGCAAAAGTGGTGTCAGAGCCCCTTGGTGTTGTGCTGATCATTTCAGCATGGAATTACCCCTTTT TGTTATCCATTGACCCTGTAATTGGAGCCATTGCAGCTGGCAATGCTGTTGTTTTGAAGCCATCAGAAGTTGCACCAGCCACATCATCATTTTTCGCAAGAATTCTACCAGATTATGTAGATAACTCTTGTATCAGAGTAGTTGAAGGATCTATTCCTGAAACAACAGCACTTTTGGATCAGAAGTTTGATAAAATACTCTATACAG GCAACGCAAGAGTAGGCCGTATTGTGATGACTGCAGCTGCAAAGCATCTAACACCAGTAGTCCTGGAGCTTGGAGGAAAATGTCCTGTTCTTGTTGATTCCAATGTTGACATCAAA GTCGCAACAAGGAGAATTGTTGCGGGCAAGTGGGGATGCAATAGTGGACAAGCTTGTATCGCACCGGATTATATTATTACAACAAAATCATTTGCTCCAAAATTG GTGGATGCTCTAAAAATAACTTTGGAGAAATTCTATGGCAAGGATCCATTGGAATCAGCAGATCTATCTCGCATCGTGAACTCCAACCATTTCAAACGCTTGATGAATCTTTTGGATGATGAAAAGGTTTCCGGCACGATTGTCCATGGAGGCCAGCGGAATGAAAAGCGCCT AAGAATCGCTCCTACAATCCTATTAGATGTTCCCAGTGATTCACTAATAATGAAAGAGGAAGTCTTTGGCCCCCTACTTCCAATTGTCACG GTTGATGAGTTGCGAGAGGGATTTGGTCTTATAAATTCAAAAGGGAAGCCGCTTGCTGCCTATCTCTTCACCAAGGACAGGAAATTAGAGGAGAAGTTTGTGAAAACTGTATCCGCGGGGGGAATGGTCATCAATGACACAATCTTACAA GTCACCAACCCTCGTCTGCCATTTGGTGGCGTAGGAGAGAGCGGAATGGGGTCTTACCACGGAAAATTCTCATTTGATGCATTTAGTCACAAGAAGGCGGTGTTGAGCCGTGGTTTTGGTGGCGATGTTTCTATGAGGTACCCTCCATATACGGCACACAAGCAGAAAATTCTGAGGGGGCTGATCACCGGCAACATCATAGCGGTGTTTCTCGCACTGATTGGGTGGACTCGACATTGA
- the LOC135624613 gene encoding aldehyde dehydrogenase family 3 member H1-like isoform X2 — MVRGSCRFALKELKRWMKPEKVATSVTTFPSSAKVVSEPLGVVLIISAWNYPFLLSIDPVIGAIAAGNAVVLKPSEVAPATSSFFARILPDYVDNSCIRVVEGSIPETTALLDQKFDKILYTGNARVGRIVMTAAAKHLTPVVLELGGKCPVLVDSNVDIKVATRRIVAGKWGCNSGQACIAPDYIITTKSFAPKLVDALKITLEKFYGKDPLESADLSRIVNSNHFKRLMNLLDDEKVSGTIVHGGQRNEKRLRIAPTILLDVPSDSLIMKEEVFGPLLPIVTVDELREGFGLINSKGKPLAAYLFTKDRKLEEKFVKTVSAGGMVINDTILQVTNPRLPFGGVGESGMGSYHGKFSFDAFSHKKAVLSRGFGGDVSMRYPPYTAHKQKILRGLITGNIIAVFLALIGWTRH, encoded by the exons ATGGTAAGGGGATCATGCCGTTTTGCCCTCAAAGAATTGAAACGCTGGATGAAACCGGAGAAG GTGGCCACTTCGGTTACAACTTTTCCATCATCAGCAAAAGTGGTGTCAGAGCCCCTTGGTGTTGTGCTGATCATTTCAGCATGGAATTACCCCTTTT TGTTATCCATTGACCCTGTAATTGGAGCCATTGCAGCTGGCAATGCTGTTGTTTTGAAGCCATCAGAAGTTGCACCAGCCACATCATCATTTTTCGCAAGAATTCTACCAGATTATGTAGATAACTCTTGTATCAGAGTAGTTGAAGGATCTATTCCTGAAACAACAGCACTTTTGGATCAGAAGTTTGATAAAATACTCTATACAG GCAACGCAAGAGTAGGCCGTATTGTGATGACTGCAGCTGCAAAGCATCTAACACCAGTAGTCCTGGAGCTTGGAGGAAAATGTCCTGTTCTTGTTGATTCCAATGTTGACATCAAA GTCGCAACAAGGAGAATTGTTGCGGGCAAGTGGGGATGCAATAGTGGACAAGCTTGTATCGCACCGGATTATATTATTACAACAAAATCATTTGCTCCAAAATTG GTGGATGCTCTAAAAATAACTTTGGAGAAATTCTATGGCAAGGATCCATTGGAATCAGCAGATCTATCTCGCATCGTGAACTCCAACCATTTCAAACGCTTGATGAATCTTTTGGATGATGAAAAGGTTTCCGGCACGATTGTCCATGGAGGCCAGCGGAATGAAAAGCGCCT AAGAATCGCTCCTACAATCCTATTAGATGTTCCCAGTGATTCACTAATAATGAAAGAGGAAGTCTTTGGCCCCCTACTTCCAATTGTCACG GTTGATGAGTTGCGAGAGGGATTTGGTCTTATAAATTCAAAAGGGAAGCCGCTTGCTGCCTATCTCTTCACCAAGGACAGGAAATTAGAGGAGAAGTTTGTGAAAACTGTATCCGCGGGGGGAATGGTCATCAATGACACAATCTTACAA GTCACCAACCCTCGTCTGCCATTTGGTGGCGTAGGAGAGAGCGGAATGGGGTCTTACCACGGAAAATTCTCATTTGATGCATTTAGTCACAAGAAGGCGGTGTTGAGCCGTGGTTTTGGTGGCGATGTTTCTATGAGGTACCCTCCATATACGGCACACAAGCAGAAAATTCTGAGGGGGCTGATCACCGGCAACATCATAGCGGTGTTTCTCGCACTGATTGGGTGGACTCGACATTGA
- the LOC104000277 gene encoding E3 ubiquitin-protein ligase RGLG3 — protein sequence MKPHTHLHHSHHHSRSSKGSKGHDGKQAKFIPDNFSSLDQVISALRESGLESSNLILGIDFTKSNEWTGRNSFGRRSLHAIGGTPNPYEQAISIIGRTLSPFDEDNLIPCYGFGDTSTREQSVFSFYPDNRPCHGFEEALARYRDIVPHLKLSGPTSFAPVIQASIDIVKKSNWQYHVLVIIADGQVARNSDVPQGRLSPQEGATVKAIVDASFFPLSIIMVGVGDGPWDTMEHFDDCIPERRFDNFQFVNFTNIMSAKMEMSKKEAAFALAALMEIPFQYKATQGLRPQENQSDRFSSPKILPPPKEVLEHDSLMMSSTRIADTQTTGSTASTEQVCPICLTNPKDMAFGCGHLTCKECGATLSTCPICRAPITTRLRLFA from the exons ATGAAACCTCATACGCACTTGCACCATAGTCATCATCATTCCAGGAGTTCCAAGGGCTCCAAAGGCCATGATGGGAAACAAGCAAAATTTATTCCAGATAATTTTTCCTCGCTTGACCAG GTTATTTCAGCTTTGAGAGAATCGGGCCTTGAGTCTTCAAACTTAATCCTTGGTATTGACTTCACAAAAAGCAATGAATGGACAG GTAGGAACTCGTTTGGTAGGAGATCTCTTCATGCTATTGGTGGTACACCTAACCCATATGAACAAGCCATTTCCATAATTGGGCGTACATTATCTCCTTTTGATGAGGACAATCTGATACCATGTTATGGCTTTGGTGACA CATCTACACGTGAGCAATCTGTCTTCAGCTTTTACCCTGATAATCGTCCTTGTCATGGTTTTGAGGAGGCTCTTGCACGATATAGAGATATTGTGCCACACCTTAAACTTTCAG GCCCAACGTCGTTTGCCCCGGTAATCCAGGCATCAATTGATATTGTCAAAAAAAGTAATTGGCAATATCATGTTCTTGTCATCATTGCTGATGGACAG GTTGCGAGGAACTCAGACGTACCACAAGGAAGATTAAGTCCCCAAGAAGGTGCAACCGTGAAGGCAATTGTTGATGCCAG TTTCTTTCCTCTATCAATAATTATGGTTGGTGTTGGTGATGGACCATGGGACACAATGGAGCATTTTGATGATTGTATTCCTGAACGTAGATTTGATAATTTTCAG TTTGTGAATTTTACAAATATCATGAGTGCAAAAATGGAAATGTCAAAGAAGGAAGCAGCCTTTGCACTTGCTGCATTAATGGAAATACCTTTTCAATATAAAGCCACGCAAGGCCTCCGACCTCAAGA AAACCAGAGTGACAGATTTAGCTCACCAAAAATTCTTCCTCCTCCGAAGGAAGTACTTGAACATGATAGTTTAATGATGTCATCTACTCGTATAGCAGATACCCAGACAACTGGCTCCACTGCTTCAACAGAGCAG GTCTGCCCTATATGCTTAACAAACCCAAAGGATATGGCGTTTGGCTGCGGCCATCTG ACTTGCAAGGAATGTGGTGCCACTTTATCGACATGCCCCATATGCCGAGCACCCATAACTACACGCTTGCGGCTCTTTGCTTAG
- the LOC104000275 gene encoding isocitrate dehydrogenase [NAD] catalytic subunit 5, mitochondrial, with protein sequence MALRQIFRRLSVNQIPGRIYPSLGQPFYSAASPSELIRATLFPGDGIGPEIAEAVKQVFGAAEVPIEWEEHYVSDKVDPRTESFLTWESLESVRRNGVGLKGPMATPIGKGHRSLNLTLRKELGLYANVRPCQSLPGYKTRYDDVNLVTIRENTEGEYSGLEHQVVRGVVESLKIITRQASLRVAEYAFHYAKANGRQRVSAIHKANIMRKTDGLFLKCCREVAEKYPEITYEEVIIDNCCMMLVKNPALFDVLVMPNLYGDIISDLCAGLIGGLGLTPSCNIGEGGIALAEAVHGSAPDIAGKNLANPTALLLSSVMMLRHLKLNNKADQIQNAILSTIAEGKYRTVDLGGSSSTTDFTKAVSDHL encoded by the exons ATGGCTCTGCGTCAGATTTTTCGGAGGCTTTCGGTTAATCAGATCCCCGGCAGGATTTATCCATCCTTGGGCCAACCCTTTTATAGCGCTGCGTCGCCGAGTGAACTGATTCGTGCTACTCTCTTTCCTGGTGATGGAATTGGGCCTGAAATCGCAGAGGCTGTTAAACAG GTGTTTGGTGCAGCAGAGGTGCCCATAGAATGGGAAGAACACTATGTGAGTGACAAGGTGGACCCAAGAACAGAGAGCTTTCTGACATGGGAAAGTCTGGAATCAGTGCGGAGAAATGGTGTTGGCTTGAAAGGCCCTATGGCTACACCTATTGGCAAGGGACACAGATCATTAAATCTTACATTACGTAAAGAACTTGGTCTCTATGCTAATGTAAGACCTTGCCAAAGCCTTCCGGGATATAAAACTCGATATGATGATGTTAATCTTGTCACAATCCGCGAAAATACGGAAGGAGAGTATAGTGGTCTTGAACACCAG GTGGTCAGAGGTGTTGTAGAAAGTTTAAAAATCATTACACGCCAAGCAAGTCTAAGGGTGGCAGAATATGCTTTTCACTATGCCAAGGCTAATGGCCGACAAAGGGTATCTGCAATACACAAGGCCAACATCATGAGGAAGACTGATGGTCTCTTTCTCAAG TGTTGTCGTGAGGTTGCGGAGAAGTACCCAGAGATAACATATGAGGAGGTCATCATCGATAATTGCTGTATGATG CTTGTGAAAAACCCTGCCTTGTTTGATGTATTAGTGATGCCCAACCTCTATGGAGACATAATCAGCGACCTGTGTGCGGGCTTGATTGGAGGCTTGGGCTTGACTCCTAG TTGCAATATAGGTGAAGGTGGCATTGCTCTGGCAGAAGCTGTTCATGGTTCAGCCCCTGATATTGCTGGAAAG AATCTTGCAAATCCGACTGCACTCCTGCTGAGTTCTGTAATGATGTTACGCCATCTGAAGCTGAACAATAAAGCTGATCAAATCCAAAATGCCATACTTAGCACCATTGCAGAAGGAAAGTACAGAACCGTTGACCTTGGAGGCAGCTCATCAACAACCGACTTTACAAAAGCAGTGAGTGATCACCTCTAA